One segment of Mastomys coucha isolate ucsf_1 unplaced genomic scaffold, UCSF_Mcou_1 pScaffold23, whole genome shotgun sequence DNA contains the following:
- the Foxred1 gene encoding FAD-dependent oxidoreductase domain-containing protein 1 isoform X1 — MFRKVLRLGLGPGLPYRGLRTRKGGFTPDWDAKVSDFKKKIESILPGKQCEELYDTSHLPPEHSDVVIIGGGILGLSVAFWLKKLESRRGAIRVLVVEQDHTYSRASSTGPSVGGIWQQFSVPENVQLSLFSINFLRNINEHLAVVDAPPVELQFNPSGCLLLASEKDAATLESNVKMQRQEGAKVCLMSPEQLQNKFPWINVEGVALASYGLEDEGWFDAWSLLQGLRRKVQSMGVFFCQGEVTRFITSSSPMETPTGEQVVMKRINNVHVKMDRSLEYQPVECAVVINAAGAWSGHIAELAGIGKGLPGTLQGTKLPVEPRKRYVHLWHCPQGPGLETPLVADISGVYFRREGLGSNYLGGCSPTEEEEPDPTNLEVDHDFFQNKVWPHLVERVPSFKTLEVQSAWAGYYDYNTFDQNGVVGAHPLVVNMYFATGFSGRGLQHAPGIGLAVAEMILEGHFKTIDMSPFLFTRFYLGEKLQEYNIL; from the exons ATGTTTCGCAAAGTGCTGCGTCTTGGCTTGGGCCCTGGCCTCCCTTACCGGGGGCTACGCACACGCAAAGGAGGCTTTACTCCGG ACTGGGATGCAAAGGTGTCTGACTTTAAGAAGAAGATCGAGTCCATTCTTCCAGGAAAGCAATGTGAAGAGCTATATGACACCAGCCACCTGCCCCCAGAACATTCAGATGTGGTCATCATAGGAGGTGGGATTCTTGGTCTGTCTGTGGCCTTCTGGCTGAAGAAGCTGGAGAGTAGACGAGGTGCCATTCGGGTGCTGGTGGTGGAACAAGACCACACG TATTCACGGGCTTCCTCCACAGGGCCTTCTGTGGGCGGGATTTGGCAGCAGTTTTCTGTGCCTGAGAATGTCCAACTCTCACTCTTTTCAATCAACTTTCTACGGAACATAAAT GAGCACCTGGCTGTGGTGGATGCTCCTCCTGTGGAACTTCAGTTTAACCCCTCAGGCTGTCTCTTGCTAGCTTCAGAAAAGGATGCCGCCACCTTGGAAAGCAATGTGAAAATGCAAAG GCAGGAAGGAGCCAAAGTCTGTCTGATGTCTCCTGAGCAGCTACAGAACAAGTTTCCCTGGATAAATGTAGAAGGAGTAGCTCTGGCCTCTTATG GGTTGGAGGATGAAGGTTGGTTTGATGCCTGGTCTTTGCTCCAGGGTCTTCGTCGAAAGGTCCAATCAATGGGAGTCTTTTTCTGCCAGGGAGAGGTGACAC GTTTTATCACTTCATCTAGCCCAATGGAGACCCCAACTGGGGAACAGGTAGTCATGAAAAGGATCAACAATGTCCAT GTGAAAATGGACAGGAGCCTGGAGTATCAGCCAGTGGAATGTGCTGTAGTGATCAATGCTGCAGGAGCCTGGTCTGGGCACATTGCAGAGCTGGCTGGTATTGGGAAAGGACTTCCTGGCACCCTCCAGGGCACCAAGCTACCTGTGGAGCCAAGGAAAAG GTACGTGCACTTATGGCACTGCCCACAGGGACCAGGTTTGGAGACACCATTGGTTGCAGACATCAGTGGAGTCTATTTCCGACGGGAAGGATTGGGCAGCAACTACCTAGGTGGCTGTAGCCCTACTGAG gaggaagaaccagaccCAACAAATCTGGAAGTGGACCATGACTTCTTCCAGAACAAAGTATGGCCTCATTTGGTCGAGAGGGTGCCATCTTTTAAGACTCTGGAG GTACAGAGTGCCTGGGCTGGCTATTATGACTACAATACTTTTGACCAGAATGGCGTGGTGGGCGCCCACCCACTAGTTGTCAACATGTACTTTGCTACAGGCTTCAGTGGTCGTGGGCTTCAGCATGCACCTGGGATTGGTCTCGCTGTGGCAGAAATGATACTAGAGGGTCACTTTAAGACCATCGACATGAGCCCCTTCCTCTTTACCCGCTTTTACTTAGGAGAGAAGTTACAGGAGTACAATATTCTCTGA
- the Foxred1 gene encoding FAD-dependent oxidoreductase domain-containing protein 1 isoform X3, with product MQRQEGAKVCLMSPEQLQNKFPWINVEGVALASYGLEDEGWFDAWSLLQGLRRKVQSMGVFFCQGEVTRFITSSSPMETPTGEQVVMKRINNVHVKMDRSLEYQPVECAVVINAAGAWSGHIAELAGIGKGLPGTLQGTKLPVEPRKRYVHLWHCPQGPGLETPLVADISGVYFRREGLGSNYLGGCSPTEEEEPDPTNLEVDHDFFQNKVWPHLVERVPSFKTLEVQSAWAGYYDYNTFDQNGVVGAHPLVVNMYFATGFSGRGLQHAPGIGLAVAEMILEGHFKTIDMSPFLFTRFYLGEKLQEYNIL from the exons ATGCAAAG GCAGGAAGGAGCCAAAGTCTGTCTGATGTCTCCTGAGCAGCTACAGAACAAGTTTCCCTGGATAAATGTAGAAGGAGTAGCTCTGGCCTCTTATG GGTTGGAGGATGAAGGTTGGTTTGATGCCTGGTCTTTGCTCCAGGGTCTTCGTCGAAAGGTCCAATCAATGGGAGTCTTTTTCTGCCAGGGAGAGGTGACAC GTTTTATCACTTCATCTAGCCCAATGGAGACCCCAACTGGGGAACAGGTAGTCATGAAAAGGATCAACAATGTCCAT GTGAAAATGGACAGGAGCCTGGAGTATCAGCCAGTGGAATGTGCTGTAGTGATCAATGCTGCAGGAGCCTGGTCTGGGCACATTGCAGAGCTGGCTGGTATTGGGAAAGGACTTCCTGGCACCCTCCAGGGCACCAAGCTACCTGTGGAGCCAAGGAAAAG GTACGTGCACTTATGGCACTGCCCACAGGGACCAGGTTTGGAGACACCATTGGTTGCAGACATCAGTGGAGTCTATTTCCGACGGGAAGGATTGGGCAGCAACTACCTAGGTGGCTGTAGCCCTACTGAG gaggaagaaccagaccCAACAAATCTGGAAGTGGACCATGACTTCTTCCAGAACAAAGTATGGCCTCATTTGGTCGAGAGGGTGCCATCTTTTAAGACTCTGGAG GTACAGAGTGCCTGGGCTGGCTATTATGACTACAATACTTTTGACCAGAATGGCGTGGTGGGCGCCCACCCACTAGTTGTCAACATGTACTTTGCTACAGGCTTCAGTGGTCGTGGGCTTCAGCATGCACCTGGGATTGGTCTCGCTGTGGCAGAAATGATACTAGAGGGTCACTTTAAGACCATCGACATGAGCCCCTTCCTCTTTACCCGCTTTTACTTAGGAGAGAAGTTACAGGAGTACAATATTCTCTGA